ATTGCACCAGATTCAAATCTCTGCCGCTGGCTGGAACTGCCCCGGCGAGGGTCTTCCGACCCCTCCGCCGTAGCGGGGAGGGGGCTGCGGCTGTGAGCAGCTTGCTGGGATGAAGTTCCCAGCTCCGGGAGCACCGATCGCTGCCCGACGAGCGGCTCTTTTGTCCGGGAGCTGCCTTTTGGTGGTGCCTGTGCGCCGGGCCGGCTGttctcctgccagctgctgtgcGGTCGGATGTTCTTCGGTGTTTAGCTTGATCCTATTAAGGTGGATCTCAATTAATtaggcaggaggcagagagacaAAGAGGGACCGTTCGTTTTAGTCTTGTCATCGCGCCTTGTGCGGCCGGCAGGCAGGGACGGGATAAGTCTGCCGGGCACCAAACCAGGGGCAGATGGGAACGGGGCAGGCAGGTGGGGCGGCTCTGGGGTCACCCAGAGGGTCCCCCAGGATCCCTGCCCCGCTGCTCGGGGGTGCCAGGCAGGCTGACATCCCTCATCGCCGCAGGAAGGCAGCTGGGGCCACACAGGTCTTATCCCCTGGGGCAGCGGGGTCCTACTCTGCTCCGCTGCTGGAGAGACCATAAAGCATCTCATAAAACACACCCGGAATCCCTGGGCATTCAGCGGTGTGAACAGTGCCGCAGCGAGAGCATCCCCCTTCCATCCAGGTGACgctggctgtgtgctgctgtcGCATCCCTGTGGGTCCGCCCGCCCCACAGGCAGAGGGAACACCCCGCCGGGCTCTCCAGCACCCCGCTTCGAGCATCctgccccgcgccccggcccccgGCTCCCACGCCTGCCGCTGGAGTGGCTCCAAGAGCCGCTGCGCCGGCTCAGCCTCGGCAAGAGGCCGGCAAATGGATCTCAAGGGCCCCCTGacattcctccttccctccctttgaAGGAGAAGTGCCCCTCAGAGCTGCCCGCGACGCTAATGCACGGGGCGGGAGGGGGTGCTGCTAAAAGCCAAGGCGAGCAAAAGGCTTTCAAGCCCCTTGGAAAGGCCAAAGAGGTGCCCGGGGGTGACCCCAATCTCTGCTGTCGGTGTTGGGGTGCACCCCAAAATGCTGGAGGGAGGTGTGATGTCCCCTGTGTTGTCCTCGTGCTGGGACTCGGGGTACAGGGGGTGCAGAGGGTGATAGGGCCATGCCAGACCCTTCCTGGGGATGCAGGAACCTGGGATGCTCCAGGCATGGAGGGGTCCAGGGGGCGTTTAGGTGCAGGGAGGGAGTGAAAGTTAATGTAGGGGACTTGGGGATGGTTGGATGGAGTTTGCAGAGCGTGCTGGGATGAGGTGGCTGGGCTGCATCCCATCCCTGAGGAGGGATGCAGGATGGGTGTAGAGTGGGGGCTGTATGGGTTCTGGGGTGCAGGGTGGGTGCTGAGGTGCAGCGTGGGTGCAGGGCTGGTTCTGTGGTGCTGGATGGGTGCAGGATGGGTGCAGCGTGGGTGCAGGATAGGTTCTGGGGTGCTGGGATCCAGGATGGGCGCGGGGGTGCCCGGTGCCCGGGTCCTTCCCTCCGCCAGGGGCCGCGCCACGCCCTTGTCGGCAGCCTGGCCCGGCTGGCCCCATCTCGCTGGTCCAGGGGCCGGAAGCGGAAGTGCGGTGCCCCCCTCCCGCCGCTGTGCCGTGGCGGAAAGATGGCGGCGGCCATGGCATGAACGGGATCCGGCGCGGCCCCAGCGGTGAGCGCGGCCGCGACCTCTCCTCGGTCCTGAACTGGCGCGGAGACCACCGCGGCCCCTGGTCTCCTGTGTCCCTTCACCCCTGGGGCCAGCGGGAGAGTATCTGGGATCCCCGATACCTTTGGCGGACTGGCCCTCAGCTGCCCCCGGGCTTCCCTGGagctcagcccctcctcagccCGCGGGACCGGAGCTCCTCGCTTCCCTCCCGGCAGGTGGGCCGGGACACATCGCGGGTGATCCTTCCAGTGCCCCCTCGCCCCCGGCTCCCTCCGTTCTTTCCAATCTGTACCGCGTGTTTGCTGCTTGTCAAGTCTGCATTTATCCCTGGCTTCCTGGACTCCCTTCCCGGAGTATCGAGGTTCCCTTTATTCCCTTGGTGTCCACCTGTGCCTGCGCCCCTTCCtggctccctccttcccctcctggtGCCCCACTGTCTCTGTTTAGCAGGCAGGACTGCCCGGGAGGCATCTCTGGACTGCGCTTGTTCGCCCGGTGCCTCCTGCTGAGATCTTTATCCCGgtctctctgcctgctccctgtgTCCTCCCGTGTTAGTTATCCCGCTCCCTTTGTCCCTTTCAGCCAAACCCCCGGGGTGCCGTGGGTCAATTCGAGGAGGTTCCCTGTGCCCTGAGTTCCACCCCGGTCCCAGTGAATGcgtgctgtccctgcaggatgAAGATGAAGTAGGGATGAAGTAGGGCTCTGACCATGGACCATGAGGCCCCCACGATCAGGCCCCGGCGCATCCAGAACCAGAACGTCATCCACCGCCTGGAGCGCCGCCGGATCAGCTCGGGCAAGGCCGGCACCCACTGGCACCAGGTCCGTGTCTTCCACCAGAACGTCTTCCCCAACTTCACCGTGGTCAACGTGGAGAAGCCGCCCTGCTTCCTGCGCAAGTTCTCCCCCGACGGCCGCTACTTCATCGCCTTCTCCTCCGATCAGACCTCCCTGGAGATCTATGAGTACCAGGGCTGCCAGGCGGCCGAGGACCTCCTGCAGGGCTACGAGGGGGAGATCCTGGCCAACGGCAATGACCAGAGGTCCGTCAACATCCGGGGGCGGCTCTTTGAGCGCTTCTTCGTGCTGCTGCACATCACCAACGTGGCGTCCAACGGGGAGCACCTGAACCGCGAGTGCAGCCTGTTCACGGACGACTGCCGGTACGTGATCGTGGGCTCGGCCGCGTACCTGCCCGAGGAGCCGCACCCGCCCTTCTTCGAGGTGTACCGCAACAGCGAGTCCGTGACCCCCAACCCCCGCTCGCCGCTGGAGGACTACTCCCTGCACATCATCGACCTGCACACGGGCAGGCTGTGCGACACGCGGACCTTCAAGTGCGACAAAGTCATCCTGTCTCACAACCAGGGGCTGTACCTGTACAAGAACATCCTGGCCATTCtgtctgtgcagcagcagaCCATTCACGTCTTCCAGGTGACGCCCGAGGGGACGTTCATCGACGTGCGGACCATCGGCCGCTTCTGCTACGAGGATGATCTCCTGACCCTGTCTGCGGTGTACCCCGAGGTGCAGAGGGACACTCAGACGGGCATGGCCAACCCCTACAAAGAGCCCTTCATAAACTCCCTGAAGCACAGGCTGCTGGTGTACCTGTGGAGAAGGGCCGAGCAGGACGGAAGCGCTATAGCGAAAAGAAGATTCTTCCAGTACTTTGACCAGCTGAGGCAGCTCCGCATGTGGAAGATGCAGCTCTTGGATGAGAACCATCTGTTTATCAAATACACTAGTGAGGACGTGGTCACGCTGCGGGTGACAGATCCTTCCCAGGTATGGAACCACGGAATGGTTCGGGTTGGAGGGGGCCTTAAATGTCATCTAATCCCAACCACATTGCTAGGGGTCCGCTAGACCGGGGCACACATACTGCCTCTGTCTTCAGGCTACTCACTGCTTTGGGACAAGTGCTCAGGCATTACAATGCTGGGAGCTGTTCCTTAATGAGCCTGTAAAGGTTCTTTAGGATCACTAGTACCTGATTCTTGTGTAACTAACTTCTgtatcttttgttttcttagtttcattgcttccttccttctcacTTGCAAAATAAGATCTAATGTGTTAGCAAGGCCCTTTCTCCAAGGATTGTTCCCCATGCTCACAGATGTTCAatcctctttccttccccaaatccccaactgaatttattttcagccAGTATTTTATACAGTGCATTTAAATGGTAGAGGTAGTCTCTCCCTTTTCTCGTGTATCTTCAAGcatgtttttcaaatataataGTCTTCATTTTCCCTGGTACAATTACCATTTCTGTTCTGCCTACATACTTAGTCTTTCAAGCTTCAGTAAGAGGTAGTATTTATGATCTCTCCAAATTGGAGTAGCAGCTTTTAGATCGGGCTAATGGGCCAATTGCTTCTCTTTTCAATTTAGTACTAAAGAAGTGGAATTAGAGCAAATGTAGCTCAGTCAATGCTGGGTCCCCCCAGATGTTTCACAACCCTGCATGTTTATCCTCTCTTTTTACTGCGTTTAGAGTGGTTGGTCACATTTTGAGCCCTGTGAAACCAAGAGGGGTTTTTTGAGctaatttttattcctttaatcAGCTTGGTTTTATTCTGTTGAAAGTATTTTGCATGAATTTGTAATAAATCTCCAATGCAGCATGTAGGTCTGATTGTTCCCCAGAAGTTTGTTTTCTCTCATGCACTTCTCTTTCCCACATCTTTGCCAGATCCAGGACTTAGGTCCTAGAAGAAGTAGACAGTAGCTCTTTGTGTGTTGCCTTTGCCCAGTTCTTCCTGGGAGATGactgtggtttgttttattttccccttctctggcGTTTGTTTGAGGGAGTTGCTTTGGGAGGAAGTAGGTGAGGCTTTATCAAATCCATTTTGCCTGTTGCTGTAAAGCTGAATGCCTGTCTCAGAAATATCAAGGCTCTGTGGAAGTGGCCTGCAGGGTTCTGCTCGTTGCTGGTGTCTGGAATGAGCTCCTGACCCTGATGTAAATGTTTGTGGCAGACTcagctctgcactctgctgtGATTAGTAGGGCTTTTGTGCCTGGTTTGCTGCAGGGAGCTCTCGACTCTCTTCATCCCAGGGTTATTTTAAGATGcagtttgtggtttgtttgcaGTGTGCCTCAGGCACTGGGTTTTACGCTGGAGGAAAAGCATCTCATTTCTCAGTTCTTCCAGGAGATAATTCCAGATGTGGAGCAGTCTCCACAGACCTGTCTGAACGTAGGCATTGTGTTAGGACTTCCTGAATAAAACTTGGCTCACAAAATAACTACAGCTCCCATTTTTCTTTAGTCAGTCAGACAAAGAACACAAAGTTTCGTCCAATTTcaggctcctctctcccctctggCCTCTCTGCCAAGAAGGTTGAGGAGCTGCTGTTCATGGCTGTGggttgtgtgtttgtttgtctggGTCTGCGCCGTATCCTTTGAGATCTTTAAGAGTGTGCTCTGCATAGGTAGCCTGGGGCTTTGTTGCTGTTGTAGGCTTGTGTTGATAAGCTTGACAACATTGCTGTGTGCTTTTTGTGGcactcagctgctgcctcccgTGCTGTGATGCTGTTTTGGTGGTGTTATAGGTGCTGCAAAAGCAGTGAGGGATTCCCTGCTCAGGAACATCCTGTACATGTGTGTCTGTGTTAATCTGGCAAAGgaactttttttatttaaagctggTGGATACTCCCTGCAGTCTTCAGtggttttaaaagtttttccttctgctgtcttctcttattttctctctgctccaaCCCCTTATTTCATAATGGCTTCCCTTTCCTCAGGCAGTAGTCTAGTGAGTAACCTCATCTAGTGTGCTTTGTTTGGACATGTGGGGGCTGGATTGTATTATCACACTCTATTTTGGGGCTGTAAAACTAGCAAACCTTGTGATATTTGCAGGTGGGTGGGGTGGACAGAGTGCCTGGTCATCCCTAAGCATTGCTTGGGAGCAGGAGGTGAAGCATTTAGGAATTGCCTCTTTTGACAGAAGACTTAATTAGATGCGTGTCTATACCACAGTAAATCCCTTTGAACTGGGGACAGGTTCTTATTTTGGGGTGCCAGCCCTCCTGTCTCTAATGAAAGCTACTTTTAATGACCAAGAATTAAATATGCCCTTTCTCAATGGGACGGGAATGTCATCTCCCTTTGATATAGCTGTGCTGACACAACATTGccttttttcccagtttgtTGCTCATTCATGCCAGGATTCATTGCCATTGCCAATCCACAGCATATGATACAAGGGCCATCTTGCACAAGAACGTCAGCGTTAAGAAGAAGTCATTAATGtctttcagattttcatttctgtgttggCAGGGTACCTGGAGGGCACAGATTTTTGTGGGCAGTGATGGAGTGCACAGTACACTAAAAAGGCTCATCTCTTGTGTGATGCAGATATTAAGGaggtgaagaaaataatatatctACGCAgaggtaaaaataatttaaggtCAGCTAGCACTGGATCTGAAGTAATTTTGTCAGcaggaatgaaaattaaatttggcACTTGAGTAAGTGTTTTGGACTCGGTGGAGGatagagaagaagagaaaacagtACGAGTTGAAAAATGGGGAGCCCATTAAGTTTTTGTAAATAATCACAGCTGAGAGGTGGATCATTTGGTTCATGTTGAGGCATTTCAATAGGAGAATGGATTAGTGAGGATGTAGCATTCTTCTGTGCTGCGGAAAATTTTGGATAGGGTCTGTGGTGTGAtgtggggagaaggaagggacagCTTCCTCACCTGGGCTCTCCTGGGTAacctctgcctctctccccagCCCTCGTTCTTCGTCGTGTACAACATGGTGACCACGGAGGTCATTGCTGTGTTTGAGAACACATCTgatgagctgctggagctgtttgaGAACTTCTGTGACCTCTTCAGGAATGCCACCCTGCACAGTGAAGCTGTCCAGTTCCCCTGCTCAGCTTCCAGCAACAACTTTGCGAGGCAGATCCAGCGCCGGTGAGCCATTCGGAGCATGCTTTATTCCGTATAGACACACGCTCACCCCCATCTGCTGAAGGCCAGTATCAAACACCAACCCTGAGAAAACCACTTCCTTTGGTCCCCTTTGCCAGGTGGTGCAAGGGTCAGGGCTATACATGGTTCATCTTGCAGCCTGATGCATTTGATTTTATGTTTCACAGCATTTACCTTGTTAGAGGAAGGAACAAAGCAGCTGCGAACTGCTGcttggaagaaaggaaaggaattttgagggtttttgtCTCTCCTTAAGTAGTAACTCTTTTGGAGGTTATTAAAGTGTTACTGCCCAGTAGCTTTGGTCCCTGAAGATACGATTTGTCTAGATGCTGGCATGATCCAGTTGGGTGTATTTTGCCAAGTGACGTTCTCTGAATTTAGTGTGCACCAAACTGTGTTCTGTAGAATTTCCTCGACATCAGTCACCAGCTTGTGGTTCTCATCACTGCAGAAAGGAAACTCATCTGCTTAGATCTGTtgtgaaacagaacaaaataccaaaataacTTGGGTTTCTAGAATATGCTGTAACAGTCAGATGTGGTGTTAATGAGGCAGAGTGTGTTATTTCTCTAGGAAAATTTTGTTGTGACTCAGGTTGTTTTGTTCTTCGAGTGACTCGTTTCTCATCATCCAAAGTACTTGGCATCCACTTATGGGCATCAAGCTTCTGTTGACTTTAGGCTGATGTCACATAAATCTGACGAAGTTGACTATGTCTGTAACTTTCAAGAGCAGCCTGTCAGGAAATCCATAATGCTTAATGGGAGAGAGAATGAGAGAACTCACCAAAGACTCATGAAGAACAGCTCCTGCCTTTTGTTAAAGTAGAGAGGAGAGTCTTTTCATCCCCTTGCTACAAGGCCTGTAACAGGAGTGTTGTAACTTCCACAGCAAAGTACCATAGAGCATAGTCCACAGTGAGCTGGCTTCTGGCTGAGTGTTTATCCTCCTTACTGTATGACGTCCCTGCAGTTGATCTGACTCTTCTTGCACATGTAAAGTTTCAAATTTTACTTGGAAAGAGAAATCCAGCCTGTGTTAATCTCTCCACCAGGAAGAACTTTCAGCTCATTGTTGTTTCTGGAGATCTTTACGTTTCTCATCAAGGTTCTTCATCTAAGGTTTCTCcctttatgtatttaaaataatggctggagagaggaggatTGTCAAGTCAGCATTAAGGGCTCAACTGTTACTGTGAAAACCCCCTGGCTTTTGCTCATGCTGCTCCCAGGCTTGATGGTAAAACTTGAATTGATTGATAAGCTGCTAATCCATCTCTCCCTGTTTCTGATCCTGTTCATTTCCTGtactgcagagcagctgggtcCAGACCTTGTGGGTAGGCACATTCTTCTCCTTCTGTCACTCTGGACATTCTGAGTGAGACAGTAATGATGAGGGAGGATGAAAAGGTCAGCAGAACCGGTTGATGCTTGAATCACTGTGATACATCTTTGGAATTGGGCTGTTTTGGTTCTTACACTGCAGCTGTTTGCTTTCCCTGTCAGTTTTCCTGCTCAGTTTGTTTAAGATGTGCTGTTCACCCGTGACTCTCGTGAACAAAAGGTGTCTCTTGCTTTGCTGCAGGTTCAAGGACACGATTGTGAACGCCAAGTACGGGGGGCACACGGAGGCCGTGCGGcggctgctggggcagctccccaTCAGTGCTCAGTCCTACAGCGGCAGCCCCTACCTCGACCTGTCCCTTTTCAGCTACGATGACAAGTGGGTGTCAGTCATGGAGCGGCCCAAGACCTGTGGTGATCACCCCATAAGGTAAGGGACGGGCCAGGGAGCTGTATGTGAGGAGAGGGTGGAGGAGTCCCTGTAAATCTCCTCTGCCGTGTGGCATCAAGTGTGCGGAAGAGGGAGTAGATGGAAGCCTTTCTCTTAGGAAATCCTTTCACAGGgggatttatttcagcagtcCCACAAAACTTGGCCTCTCTCCTTTACAGTAGTGTGGATGTGTGGGAGGGCTCTTTATGTTTTCTcgctgagctgctctgctctggggaaggTTTGGGTGGTGAAGTCTCAGCCTTTTCCATATGAATGGTCttgttcctcctcctctttttgcagtgctgctgttgtgTTTGGGTTGTAGAGTGATACAGCTCTGATGTCTGCTTTCCTATGCTGGAAGGATCCTCTCTGAGCATGTGGGTTTAGTTGGCAAGGATTGCCTGGTTTGTCCTGTGAATAAAACAGTATCTGGGCTAGGTGTTACTCAGAAAGCCTGTGGTATTGATTGAGCTCTTTTCAGACTTCCCTTGTTTACTGTTCTCACCCTGGGAGCTCTACTCCTTTTCATACTCCCTTCTCTCTGTGATCTGTAGGAAATTTCTGTCTGTAGTAGGAATTTTAGCCAGGTGTCAGGGCCATTCTGTGCCTCTTCTGTCTGAGTCTCCAATGCTGGCAGAGAGAGTAAGTCTGAGTTTGAGAATAAGGAGGTTTGCAATGTTTCTTAAAGAAACATCAGGAACtattcatttctttttgttggcTTGCAGCCATAGCTGCAAGAGATAGTGGTTAAAAATCCAACATCTCCAGCTTGAAAGGCTCAAAGAGCCTGAGTTACCCAGGCAGAATAGAATCTTTTTGCTCATAGTACTGCAGAAGGAAACCTAtgctctgaaaacaaagagagccTTCAGTGCCTGAGTGCTTTGTTTAGTGATTGCACACATGTTGGGGGCTCAGGCAGCCTGGGGAGATCATTCTGGACCGCTTCCCGACTTTATTTTCATCAATGCATTCTCAAAAAGTGGTTTCATATCTCCCCTGGCCCTGACTCAGGTGGCGGGGAACTTCTGATTATTCCTGCGCTCTCAATTCCCAAATTATGTATATTTAATTGATTCTTCTGCCTGTATGATTTGGTTTGATCTCCAGCTTCCATGTTATCTGCAAAGAAAGcctgcccttttcccccttGTCATGCTTGACGTTGGGAAAACTTGCAGGGTGGCAGTTGTCTGCCAGCGCCAACCTGCGCCCGGCTCCCGCGGACAAAAGGCAGCAGAACCGCAGTCATTTGCTGCGGTGGAGTCTTTGTAGTAAACAAAGCCAAGTGccaccttccctccctcccctgagCAAACCAGCGTTTCAGAGCCAGAGCTTTTAAAGCTCAAAGCTGTGCAGAGTCAATTAGGACTTGAATAGAGCCTCGGAGCAGTGGGGCTCCTGGTTTTTGGAAAGTAAGCAGAAGATGAGGCGCTAACCTTAACCGTTCAGTAGCTGAGATAGTGCTGCTGTGGTTCTCACATGCAAAACAAAGGGATCAATAAAATAATGCCAGCTGCCTGTTGGGGTTAGAGGGCTTGGAAATGAGGGAGCACAGGATTTGTAATATAAGTCCTGTAATTGTCTGGAATGGAAAACCCTTCAGTAGCAAAGGGTGTTTTAATCTGTGTGCAGTTTCCTGGTGTGATGTGTGAGCTAGGAAGGCTTCCAGACCTTTTCCACGTCAATTCAATATTTCTGTGCACTGTGTTCTTTTAACCCTTAGTGCTTTTCTGCATCCCAGAAGGTTCAATTCTGCCTACTTAAGAGACCAGTGGTTGTTTGCTGTCAGATGGGAAGGACTTTAGGTTCCCCATCACCACCACCTTCCAGTCTCTTTTCAGGAGGCTCGAAGAGATATTCAGTGGGTGAAATGATGGCACTTGAAGGAAGAGCCTCTAACACAGCTCTACTTATAGCAGGGGGTCTGTAAAATCCATCTAGATGGCTAATAAGGAGCCATTTAACCAAAGAATTGGTCTGCAGACAAATCTTCCATTTTCCTACGCTTTGAAAAGGCTGGTCTTGCTGTTTCTGTTGACATACAATTTTATATTGCAGCGCCTAATTTATCCCCGGAATGAGAGCCTATGGAAATGGCCTCTGATTGCAgagcacttttaaaaatacctttaaaaataccaaactGAGCACATCTTTAAGATTACAGGGAGCTTCATCTTGAGTAGTAAATTGTTGTGAATTGGGGGAGAGGAACAGATGGGGGACTGTGCTTTATTTAAAGAATGACCCTCTGCATACCCAGCCTTGTGTAGGAGGGAAAGGGCTTTTTGAAAAGCCAAATACCAAGATTGTGACTCTCTTGCTGGGTTCTTGTGTGCAAttttcaggcagggctggctggcacTTTGATtcagaggaagggagaggagagtgGCCCTCCAGGAAGAACATGAGGTTCTCAATAGGCTGTGTTGTTAAAATGTGGAGTATGTCTGCTCCTGAAACAGCATCGCTGGTATCTGTCATCATTCGTTcttccaggctgagagctgAGTGCATCGTATTGCTGGCAGGGGGGAGATGTGCTCCGACATTAAAAGCATTCTTGGAGTTAAAATCaagaggaaaatgcaaaatacctGCATGCACTAAGTGTTggtggagaaagaaaacagctgggAGGCATAATGGCCATTCTGTGCCCAAAGCTGGAAGAGGTCTAATGAAAATGGTCTAACAAACAGAAGCAGCTTCAGGGTGAGGACTTGAGTAAGAGCCCAGCTACTTGGTGAAGGTACCACATCCAGAAACCTCCACCACTACATCCCAAAAGCCCTCTCCAAAGTCTCAGGGAGGATGGGATCCTTGCAGAGAGTCCTATGttctgacagcagcagaggacaGTGGTGTTACCTGCTTATGTCAGTTACACAGAGTGTGCAGAGGAGGTTCAAGAAGCAAAGAGCCTCTCTGGGCTCACCtgtttttcagtgctgtttgtCTCATCCCCCTGAAAAtgttccctctgtgctggggctgtgttcCAGAGCTCACCTGTTTGGAGAGATGTGAGCTTGACCCACAGGCAGGTGTGTGGGTGATAGCAGAAGGTCATAGGGTTTTCCTTGACCTCTGTCCTTGCTGTGGCTACTGAATCCAATTCATCAGGAACCTCCTGCACAGCCTATCTCATTAATGCTTTCTTGGGGGCAAGCTAGAAGGAATTGCAAAGCCTTGCTTGAACTGTACAGTACAACATGGCAGGATTGGGTCAACATCCTTGACTGAACAGGGATGTAGCAGGCACAAGGACAGCGATGTAAAGTCTTCCCTGGCAGTACCAGGGGGAGGAAAGGGTGGTCTGACACTCTCCGTGAAGGCCATTGCTAAGGGACTGGAGCTCAGTTCTGTACAATGTGTCTGCCTTAGGGATCAAGGAGAGCAGCTTGCATTAAGAGAGGATGGAGAGCCATCACAGGTGTGGTCTGAACCAAACTGACTCCTTCTTGTGAAGTCAGCTTTGTCCATCAATGTGACAGGCAGAGCTCTCTCACTGCTAATAATAAAAGTGATGCTTTTCTGGACAGTGGAAAACAACTGCCCTGAGAGGGACTTTCCTGCAAAGCCAAGAGCCAGACACGCTGCTAAGGACTTTCTGCCCCTCAGGGCGCACCAGAGCTTGAACAA
This region of Hirundo rustica isolate bHirRus1 chromosome 13, bHirRus1.pri.v3, whole genome shotgun sequence genomic DNA includes:
- the DET1 gene encoding DET1 homolog; this encodes MDHEAPTIRPRRIQNQNVIHRLERRRISSGKAGTHWHQVRVFHQNVFPNFTVVNVEKPPCFLRKFSPDGRYFIAFSSDQTSLEIYEYQGCQAAEDLLQGYEGEILANGNDQRSVNIRGRLFERFFVLLHITNVASNGEHLNRECSLFTDDCRYVIVGSAAYLPEEPHPPFFEVYRNSESVTPNPRSPLEDYSLHIIDLHTGRLCDTRTFKCDKVILSHNQGLYLYKNILAILSVQQQTIHVFQVTPEGTFIDVRTIGRFCYEDDLLTLSAVYPEVQRDTQTGMANPYKEPFINSLKHRLLVYLWRRAEQDGSAIAKRRFFQYFDQLRQLRMWKMQLLDENHLFIKYTSEDVVTLRVTDPSQPSFFVVYNMVTTEVIAVFENTSDELLELFENFCDLFRNATLHSEAVQFPCSASSNNFARQIQRRFKDTIVNAKYGGHTEAVRRLLGQLPISAQSYSGSPYLDLSLFSYDDKWVSVMERPKTCGDHPIRFYARDSGLLKFEIQAGLLGRPINHTVRRLVAFTFHPFEPFAISVQRTNAEYVVNFHMRHSCT